GAAATTTAGGGATGAATTTGCTAGCTCCATAACTATTTTTATGAAGATTTTAGCGAGTTTACATCTCCCATTATTTTCTCTAGGGATTGATGTTCTCTGACCAAACTCCTTTACTTATGAGTGGATTAGATGATaaatctttatttattttgttagcTTGAGTTTTTTGTTAGCCTTTTAGTTTTTAGTGCTTTTTAACTtggtctttttctttttttgagaaaatgtTGGTGCTCTTtgagcttgttctcttgctttAGTTTTTGGCTCGGCGTTTtaatgatatttatttatccaaaaaaaaaggcacACGGCACACCAACAGAGGGACATGATTGTGTTTTCTATAATAGTTAATCAACCTTGGAATGCAGCTAGCTAGGCTCCTCTAATATAACACTTCTGGGCTCTAATATAACACTGCATCATAATTCATAAGCTTTAGAGCCCTTGGGGTAACTTTTGGTTGTtgctacaaaaaaaaaaagattatatACCTGCACTACAAAATTGGGCAAGATCGAACTTCACATAATAAGGAACAGCTAGCAATCTAGcacagtatttttttttttcacaaaacTACTTCTGAGTTCTGACTGATCTAATTATCcaactatgtttttttttggtacaaaTTATCCAACTATGCTTTACATTCTTGAGAAAGATTATATACGCTGGCATGCTTCATGGTATATATAGCTAGTGATGTTCCACTGTTGGCTGTTTAAAGGAAAAGGTATGTATATAATTGTTACATGTATGTGGATTGTGGGGGTAGTAGAAGTTGGACCTCACTAGCTATGTGTCTTTGATTGGCACTAAGCTTGAAGATGGAGGACATTCATGTCCCATTGcatatttcattcatataattGCTGCAGCCTCTATGTACTTTCAGATTTGTAAAGCCTCTCAGTCTCCCActataaatataaaacaaattgTTGGGCATATTTAAACAGTACTTGCAGGTACTACAGTGAGTATGTGATATCCAAAATAATCAGCTGGGTTTTCATCAAAGCTTACAAACAAGAAGCACTATAAAAGAAGAGTGGGGGAAAAGTTGATAGCTTTTTTAATCCACACAAGGTGTTTGAGAAAATGCATGAATGGGGAGTTGTTGTACAAAACTACAAACTACAAAGAGGTTCTTACTGTTAGAGAATGGACCTCTCCCCTAATCAGTCCCTCCCTCCTAATCCACCTCTGAAGCTAGTTCTCTACCATTGCCCAAATCATCGGAGAATTACAAAACAATAGCTTGTGGGTGGGGCAACTTGAAATCCCCTCAAtgctattaaaaaaaatccatcAAAGATTTGAATGAAAACTCCATTGTGCCTAACATATAAGTACATGTGAGCTGCCTCACTAGCTAGTGTTTGGGTGATAACCAATTACCAATGGCAATGGATAATATATATGGATATAACATATTCACAGGCTCTAATCCATCTTCCATATTTGGAGAGTTAAAAAGGGATATATCGAAAAACGTAGTTTTATTGCTGCATCTCCTTCGTAACCTATTGGATCCACATTCAATAACCTACTGATGAAACACTATATTTTGGCAGTTTAGTTATTTTTTTATAGTCATATATATTGGTGCGGACTCTAAAGGTAGAATTTCATTAATGATATCAATTACATCGTATTATTgaattggattttttttcgcCTACGCAATTCTCACAAGTCAATTTTATGAAAGATGCCTGCCTGGTCATCTATAGAGAAAAACCCCTAGCTATtgtatttttggttttgttctacTTTACAATTCTTTCTTTGATAATGAGTTTCGAAGTCTCTTATGAGTAAAAACTTGTATTGGCAATGGATATGGATAATGTTGTTCAGCTGTTAATTGATCATTATATGTGATATCTATCTTTAGCCATCTCACTTACCTACGAATAAAATTGTAACAGCATGAAAACTTGCACTATCCTCTTAAAGAAAACGATATGACGGAACGTTGTTGGTGATCGATACTTACGAGTGTTTTCAAAATGATGACAAAGgattttataaaaaataaatgctGATCAAGGATTGCAAATAATGGTCACGCATGAACTCATCATTGTCTCCTTGAGCATAATTGGAACTCCCACTACTCCTCATCATGTCTTTAACAAGAGATAAGAATAGGAAATAGTTGGACCCTAGCTAAAGCATACATTTATAGAATCATCCTCACCTCATGGATTCATCACAATCTCCATCGATCAAATCTTGAAAGAAATATGTTTCGTGTACAAATGACGAGCGAAAGAGTGCATTAGATCATAAGTTGGTACGTATATTCGAAATTTGTAAGTGCACTAGTCTAGTTACTTTTAACTGTTCAAGAAGTCTAATATCCAACTTAAGACTAAAGGGCAACAAGCGAAGAAAtctaaatttttataaactctTATAACATGTCATATGTTGTCAATATAAAAACAGTGAAACAGATAGTATGCACCTTCGAGCACATGCACCAACAATTTAAATAATACTTCTATCCAATCCAAACTGTACAGGTTTCCCACAGTTCACAATGTATAACGGTGATACTAACGGTCGTTAAGAGACTAACATGGTAAAAACACATGACCCGTCTTTTTTCTGGAATGAAGTGGAGGAGCAATCTAAGTATGAAAATAGATTCACAGATTCACCGCTATTCCTATTAACTTCCATTGACGTCGGAAAAGGTCGGGCCCTCTGACCTAAATGGATTAATTTCGAGCTGAAGATCAAAATGGAGCAAATAGAAGAAAGAACACAATAATTTGAGCTTTAAAATGAAGGTCGGATTGGTCAAAAGGTCTCTCAGTGGTGGTGGGAATGTTTTTGACCTGAATTCAGGGATGGTGGTGGGAATGGTTTTGATCTGAATTTAGGGGTGGGTTTAATCTCTAAGAGCAAATCATGGTAATATTTATTGAGGAAGGTCGACCCAATTTCAAATCATGAAAACACATATTTTGAGGAAGGTCGAAGAAGAACGGAAAATCTGGGGTTTTTTGGGTTATGATGATGACAATGCTATTAAAGTAGGATTTGAATGCGGCCAAAGAacacaaaagtaaaaaaaaattacaaaagaacTGAACTTGAATTTTACTGTTAATTTGACTAACGTCTGAATCATTAACACTAACTGTCAAGTTATCATATGTTTATAGTGTCCACACACTGCCGAAGCACTGAATCCACTCCAACAGTTCGATCTCTTCATTCCACACATAAAAATAGGGGTGGATTGGTAGGTATACTAACCTTATTTTTCCATTACCATGTACCAACAAACATATaattggtatgaaaaatctaCCATTTAAACCAAtcaataacgttggtataccaactaattggtacggttggtattCGGTTGGTACAGTTGGTAATTAGCTTCTACCAGTATGTTTATGATCCAAAAATTTAAAGGTCAaatccaaataagtaatagcaaataacaacacaaatacaaagttttaaacaacttcaaccaaattatcTAGTACAGAGTCATaaattaaatatgtcaaaatctgaaaattataaatttaacaaaaatctaCGGTTGAGATTTATTTTTCACTAATCTACGGCTGAAATATTTatggatatatatagtttttaagaatatatattttgtttaaCATGAGTTGTTGTAATTACAATGATAGCCTAGTGGTTAGGGCTGGACTCGGTGCcaacggttcggtttatgagcactaaccgaaaaccgacaccgaattttcggtttcatgttTTTCAAAACCGAAATCGAAAAATATACATAGAAACCGCGGTTTCGGTTAACctataattcggttcggtttcggttttgtttcggttacaaaacctaatatccttattaacatttcatacttgattagtgaaaataaaaagattaaaagtgaaggagtaagctacaagttcaatactttaattaagttatattcaccaaatatcaaaaactcaaatattaagtaaataaaaatagtgttttgctaaaacacaacaagttaaccaaaataaacattaaaccCCATGAGTTTCATCACCGGATGTTCATActtgttttaacatgagtgctagttgacaaaacccaaaaacattaTATTAGATCTCTGCATGCATaattgtacacatacaaaaattaaaatcatatattaccttgtacaaaatcacatatctatacatgtatatatttattaccaaaTTTATGTTTTACATAAGCACCCAATCGATTACATATGttcatcaaatacaagttataaccttaaatgtcaattctcggttcggttcggttttcacCGGTTTTTTGAAAGCATGAAACCGATAACCGGCACCAATTactcggttcggtttggtttctgACACCGACGCGGTGATTccgttcggtttcggtttctcGGTTTCGGTGCGATTCGGTTATGGccggtttcggttttttcggtGTCAAAAAGTCCAGCCTTACTAGTGGTAGTTGGTTTTAACTTGTATGGAATAAGACCAAGTTCGACTCACCATGGATGCATatattagagtttttttcataaaacttTTATTTCGGTTGGTATGGCATACCATGGTACACGAAAAAATTTGTACCACCTACCAACTATCTTTTGAAGTATGGTACGGTATACTGTACCGTGTACCATGTACTAATTTGGTGGTATACCAATATATTTGGTACAGTTAGTATATAAATTGGTTGGAATGAAATTGTGTACCATTGCCACCCCTAcataaaaatacatattactAACAGGCAGTTGACATATTACAATCAAGAACGAAATTTCCGAACTCTAATGCCTAACCTTACCGAGCAAGAAGATAGTCTTACCTTGTCCTACAACTTCGAGGATCGATCACAAGGGCCTTGAAAGCTGAATTAAACTAAGCCACATGTCCCTCCACATGTCCATCTTAATTATTTCAAGCAATCAAGCTTCAAGTTTCTTTGGTTGAAAGTACCTAAGTTATAACTTAAGGTTGTATCATTATGGTTTCTTTAAAATCCCAAAAAAAATGGATCCCATAATTTAAAATCGGTGATAAAATAAAAGGAGGGTTAGCTGAttaattaaacagaaaaaaatcaaagagtgaGATTGAaattaggaaaagaaaatagaaaaggGAGAGTGTGGAGGCGTGCGGGATTGAACTGGCTGGATTGGCGGCACTATATGCGGATTCGTGAGGTGGGCCACAGATGATCATCGCACTCGCATGTGCTCACCAGCCCACTTTCACATCATCTGCAAACATCACGCGCTCGTCAAATCATTGGACCTTTGTTTCTCTCCCCTTCGTGTTCCCATACTCGTAGGAGTATTGAGTGCAGTTTAGTTCATTTAACTTTACCGATTTGAACCgaacatgataaaattaaaCTCAATACTAATTAAATAACACGAGTGACTTGAGTCTACTGTGAATCTAGGTGATAATATTAACCAATTTATTAGATTTAATATTTTACCATGTTGTTTTCTTTTAGTATTGGTGTTAGTGACTAATTAAATACTTAATAAGATTGATTTATAAAAATCGGTCCATTTGCACCTTTggtattttaaataatttttttatattatttcacATCGATTAGGTCTTCATAGATTGTATAATAGGATAATCTATAAGTTTCACTTGAAGCTGAAGGGAATTTTCACCAAAATTTGAGTAAAATTATACAGGTTTGTATATGTTAATCTTCTCGAGTTGTCATTCGATTCTCATATCGATCTTAAACCTTATTCCTACTATTACTCTTGTCGTTGTGAGTCCTCCCGTCCCCCTACTTCTTTCCGACTTCTTTAGAACCCCGGGGCCTCGCACTCTTTACAACACATTTCATGACATCTCAATACACCTATTTTAGGGAAAGGGGAATTATGGACAAATTAGAAGAAAGAAGCGCAAATGAATCGAATTAGACATGCATACAGATAAATTAGCTCAATCCATGTTTAATCCGAGTTATGTCCCTGTTTGTTTCACGAATTTTGACATTGTTATAGCTTAGTTATAAACAAAAAAGACGATCGATGACGAAGAAGAATAATGCATGGCTCGAAAATCAATTGTGTGCTCGTACTGATGTATTTGGTGTCCAGTGTAATTTTGGCGGTATGAATAATTGGAGTACAACATATATTTGTGTAGAGTTATCGAGGCCATTTAATCATAACAATTATTTAGTTCCTTAGATCACCAAATAACAATGATCTTCTCAATATAACAATATGTGATTGATTCATAGATCTAAAATTTTCAAGAAATCTATCACTACCGATATGTGATTGATTCAATTATATATCATCGATTACGTTCTACGTACATATCAAAATGAAGTGATAGATATCCACCCCATACCCAATCTATCGTCAAAACTTGTATCATCGCTAGTTATGCGTCCAATGACACATTTCATTATATTCATGTCCTTAGGTGATGAGTTCAATCATAAACTTTTTACAAGCGCATACGAAATGCATGGTATGCGCACTgcaaattcaaaggaagacaAACCTTCACCATCAAGCTGTTTAGGATTGTGAAGACGGACACACAACTTTAGCCGTGCTCGGATGCCGTGGACACGTACTCAAACGACGCGTCTCCAGCTGTGTATCGTCTTCTTGTTCGTTCAAGACAAACCCCAGAGCTTGCAGGTCAAGCATTACACAAAGTATAGCAGCAAAATTACATTTCCTTCATTCACCAAATGTCAAAATACATAAGCGCGTTTATACCATATATGTCGCCACAAGAAAACACAGAGGGTAAGATATATGGCAAGCCCGTGAAGGCATGTAAATAATTGCATTTTCATTCTAGTGAATTGATAATTGGTCATGGCTCATGGAGGTTTCTGTAATAGGTACACGAAAAGGAAAGGtatccaaaaatccaaatgCACGGTCTTTTCATCatcgtcttcttcttgtttctaACCTGCTAGAATAATGAGGGTAAAAGACTGCTCTTTCTCGCTTCATGAAGCTAGTAGATGCATGTCAATGGTGTTTATTTGCTTATTAAAGAAGTCGGTGCATGCATGTGGGTTTTGttataattcaacatcaaCTAACCATTACAAAATTCTAATCAAGAAGGGATGTGACTCTTAACAGATTCCATTTACTGTATATTTACTTCGTATACATAAAAAACCAAGCTCAACGAATCGGTATTCTTTCCAACAAAAGTTATAATTTCACTCGTTACATAATATATGATCGACGAATGTTTACCTCATACTGAGAATTTCCATGATCGTTCACGTATCAAATGATGCAGAACTAGAAACCATTTCTATATACAGATCGATCAAATTACATCTGCATTCACTCAAAAGCGACCGGAGATGGTGTAAAAGAGAAGGTGATAGGAGATCTACGATGCAGAGAAAAGAAGATGAGGAATTGTTATACGCTGGGAGCATGACGAAGATGGTGGCATGGCATTGGACTGtaataagaagaaaataaaggtCGAATTTACTAGCCCGACTTGCTTATAAACCCGACATGAGTCTCTCTCATCTTCCACCTTTTCCTTCTTATATCCTCTCTGACAGTCGCTGCGACTGGACTGtccctctttcttcttcttcttctcctccctgCCATTAATTCCAGTACCAACCAAATCTATCTCCGAACTTTGCTTAAACCTTAAATCCTATGCCTATGGCCTCCTCCGAGGCCAAGTTCTTGTTCGTAGCTTTAACTGTTCTTCTACCATGTCTATCTGTAACCGCCAAACAGACCTACATAGTTCAAATGAAGCACCACTCAAAACCCTCCTCGTTTGCAACCCACACTGATTGGTACTCCGCCCACCTCCAAGCTCTGTCCCCTGACTCTGACTCTGACTCCGATTCCGGTTCTGGCTCCCTCCTCTACACATACGACGCCGCCTACCACGGCTTCGCTGCTTCTTTAGATCCCGACCAGGCCGAGACGCTGCGGCAGTCGGATTCTGTAGTGGGTGTATACGAGGATACTATATACAACCTCCACACCACTAGAACGCCCGAGTTTTTGGGTCTGGAAACCGCTAATGGATTCTGGGCCGGACACTTGCTCCACGACCTGAGCACTGCCTCCAATGACGTCATTGTCGGGGTTCTGGACACCGGAGTCTGGCCGGAGAGTAGGAGCTTCAACGATGTGGGCATGCCAGAGATCCCGTCTAGGTGGCGCGGACAGTGTGAGTCCGGCATCGATTTCAGCCCTTCCCTCTGTAACAAGAAGCTGATCGGAGCCCGGAGCTTCTCCAAAGGCTACCGCATGGCCTCCGGCGGTAGTTACATGAAGAAACCCAAAGAGGCAGAGTCACCGAGAGACCAGGACGGGCATGGGACCCACACTTCCAGCACCGCCGCGGGTTCGCTGGTGGCGAATGCTAGTTTGCTGGGCTACGCGAGCGGCACGGCGCGTGGGATGGCGCCTCACGCGCGGGTGGCGACCTACAAGGTGTGCTGGACCACGGGCTGCTTCGGGTCTGATATCCTCGCGGGTATGGATCGGGCCATCCTCGACGGAGTCGATGTGATGTCGCTGTCTCTGGGCGGTGGGTCCGCCCCTTATTTTAGGGACACAATTGCAATTGGAGGTTTCACGGCCATGGAGAGGGGCATTTTCGTCTCCTGCTCTGCCGGAAATAGCGGGCCGAGTAGGGCCTCATTGGCCAACACAGCTCCGTGGATCATGACGGTTGGAGCCGGGACCTTGGACCGGGACTTCCCGGCTTACGCTTTGCTCGGGAACCAAAACCGGTTCACCGGAGTGTCACTATACAGTGGGGCCGGAATGGGATCGAGGCCAGTTGGGTTGGTTTACAACAATGGAAGTAACACTTCCAGCAATCTGTGCTTGCCCGGTTCGCTCCAACCGGAAACCGTACGGGGGAAAGTGGTGGTGTGCGACAGGGGAGTTAACGCACGTGTGGAGAAGGGTGGAGTTGTACGCGCCGCCGGTGGGGTTGGGATGATACTAGCCAACACCGCCGCCAGCGGCGAGGAAATGGTGGCGGACAGTCACTTGTTGCCGGCGGTTGCGGTCGGGAGGAAAGTCGGTGACATGATAAGGGAGTATGCGCAGTCAGATCCGAACCCTACGGCGGTGATTAGCTTTGGTGGTACGGTGCTGAATGTAAGGCCGTCGCCGGTGGTGGCGGCATTTAGCTCTCGTGGGCCTAACTTGGTGACTCCGCAGATCTTGAAGCCCGATGTGATTGGTCCAGGAGTTAACATCTTGGCTGCATGGTCAGAGGCTATTGGGCCCACTGGGCTTGAGGAGGACACTAGGAAGAGTCAGTTCAACATCATGTCAGGTATGCAAGTCATTTGCCAACGGCTACATTTGTTAAACATTCATGTGTTAAGTTTGCCCATTTCTATGAAAGTGATCGGAAATTCTATCATACATTGGTGTACGACATGTTTCGAGCTTAGTTCTAACAATGTCGACCCTGAATATATGTCACATATCTCATAATAGGGTTAAGTACAAAATGTTTACAATAACTATTGATTGGTCTACTCTAGCTATTGTTGCTAACTTGCTAGGTGGTGTATACAGTATACAAACTTACGAGCTCAGATCCAACAATATATAGGGTTCTTAACTTCTCATGTTATGTAATGTAGAGTGGAAGATCTCCGAAGAAAAAATATACCGTGTGAATGCATATATTTTGTTAAAGTACAAAATGTTCACAATATCTAAGATTTCAGTATGGAGAATTTGACGGATTTGGAAAATTGTTATTTGGTAGGTACATCTATGTCATGCCCACACATTAGTGGACTTGCAGCATTGCTCAAAGCTGCTCATCCCAATTGGAGCCCAAGTGCAATTAAATCCGCACTCATGACTACAGCCTATACACATGACAACACCAAGGCTCCTCTCAGTGACGCTGCCGGAGGCCAATTTTCAAATCCGTGGGCACACGGTTCCGGCCATGTTGACCCCTCAAAAGCCGTCTCGCCAGGTCTTGTATACGACATTTCGAGTGATGACTATGTTTCATTTTTGTGCTCGTTGGGCTACACCATCCAACAGGTTCAAGCCGTTGCAAAGAGAAACGTTACATGCGCAAGAAAGTACTCTGATCCTGGACAACTCAACTACCCGTCATTCTCAGTTGTGTTTGGGAACAAGAGGATTGTGAGATACACTCGAGAGTTGACAAATGTAGGGACTGCACGTTCTTTATACAAGGTTATTGTGAGCGGACCACCCGGAGTGAAGACTATTGTGAAGCCCTCAAGCCTTTTCTTTGCAACTGTTggggagaagaagaagtacaCGGTCACCTTTGTGTCTGCCAAGAGCGGCAGTAGATCATCGAGGTCAGAATTTGGTTCAATTGTGTGGGCAAACACCCTACACGTGGTTAAGAGCCCAGTTGCTTTTGCATGGACGCTGTTGTGAAGTTaagatgttcttgttcttgtgttTTTCTCGAGCATGTTTGGCCAACAGAAATAACAGAAATTTGGTGAGTATCAAAGGAAGTTGAGAGAGTTTCTGTTCTTATGGCATTGCCCAAGGTGGAGCTATTCACAGGGTTAGGAAGAGCTTGTCTTGAAAGAACTGCAATGCCTTGGGCCAGAAAACTAATGTAATAGAATGTCGCAGCTGTGTTAATTGCATAGTGGAGATTACTTACATATAATATAGTTTCATTTTGCTTCTACAATTTCTTAATACCAATTAGCTTTGACAGAGAAAGTGTATGGCGTGTTAAGAACTTAATGCCTTGAATGGCATGTTAAGTTTTTTTTCAGAGTGACTTGGGTACTTGAGGATTGGTAATTGTAGATGATAATGAAAAAGGTAATCagaaaacaaacaattaaGAGGCCAATACtataaaatttatttcatAAACTCACAATTTTATGGAACCCTGAATATTTGCGGCATATCTAGACTAGTTAATATGGAAAGCCATTACACAGCCTCCCATGATATATCATGAATACTACAAACAGATACTGCAGGGATTGCAGCAGGTTATTTTACAACAGCAACAAGGCCGTAACTTTGGACATTTAGGACAAGAGCATTTCCATTTGAAACAATTCAAACAAGAGCAATCGGGACATGAACACGAACACGAACACGATGGTAAACTGTAGCAATTTTTATTGCACAAACATGAATTACTTTTGCAGCAGTCGGATTTGGGACATGAGCAGCAACATCGCCACTTTGGTAGTGACGGGCAACTGAAACATGATTTACAGCTACATGGACCACAGCATAAGCCACTGCATGAACCGCAGCATGAACTACTGCAACACGAATTGCTGCATGAGCCACTGCATGAACCGCAACAGGAGCAGCGTGGCATTTCTAGGTGAAGAGGGCACCCATCACAACAGAAGCAACAGCAAATCGATGACAAGCTAAAGCAGGGCATTCCACTGTACCACGAAAAATCTTATGTCATTTACGAAGTTTAGGCGTTATATGTCTAATGATTGATACTGTTATACATAGGAGGGAAAAGAAAAGGCCAAACATTTACTAGCTTTACTGCTACTTCCAACAATAATAGTAAGTTTCTAGGCATCATCAAAATCATGCTTCCTTAACAAATGACCAAATACCACAGCATATGGATAAGCAATAACTTGCTGTATTATAAAAACAATTGACTAAGGATGAGACTGGGTTCATCTCACATTTCAACATATCAAACTTCACATGCACAAGCTATGTTCTC
This genomic interval from Argentina anserina chromosome 1, drPotAnse1.1, whole genome shotgun sequence contains the following:
- the LOC126794451 gene encoding subtilisin-like protease SBT1.8, which encodes MPMASSEAKFLFVALTVLLPCLSVTAKQTYIVQMKHHSKPSSFATHTDWYSAHLQALSPDSDSDSDSGSGSLLYTYDAAYHGFAASLDPDQAETLRQSDSVVGVYEDTIYNLHTTRTPEFLGLETANGFWAGHLLHDLSTASNDVIVGVLDTGVWPESRSFNDVGMPEIPSRWRGQCESGIDFSPSLCNKKLIGARSFSKGYRMASGGSYMKKPKEAESPRDQDGHGTHTSSTAAGSLVANASLLGYASGTARGMAPHARVATYKVCWTTGCFGSDILAGMDRAILDGVDVMSLSLGGGSAPYFRDTIAIGGFTAMERGIFVSCSAGNSGPSRASLANTAPWIMTVGAGTLDRDFPAYALLGNQNRFTGVSLYSGAGMGSRPVGLVYNNGSNTSSNLCLPGSLQPETVRGKVVVCDRGVNARVEKGGVVRAAGGVGMILANTAASGEEMVADSHLLPAVAVGRKVGDMIREYAQSDPNPTAVISFGGTVLNVRPSPVVAAFSSRGPNLVTPQILKPDVIGPGVNILAAWSEAIGPTGLEEDTRKSQFNIMSGTSMSCPHISGLAALLKAAHPNWSPSAIKSALMTTAYTHDNTKAPLSDAAGGQFSNPWAHGSGHVDPSKAVSPGLVYDISSDDYVSFLCSLGYTIQQVQAVAKRNVTCARKYSDPGQLNYPSFSVVFGNKRIVRYTRELTNVGTARSLYKVIVSGPPGVKTIVKPSSLFFATVGEKKKYTVTFVSAKSGSRSSRSEFGSIVWANTLHVVKSPVAFAWTLL
- the LOC126796946 gene encoding guanine nucleotide-binding protein subunit gamma 3, translating into MAAQSGCSAPVVPSLPPPTPKSPPQYPDLYGKRRETARVQMLEREIGFLEEELKSIERLQPASRCCKEIADFVTANPDPLIPTNRKKRRSCRFWKWLCGMPCFSLSSICCCFCCDGCPLHLEMPRCSCCGSCSGSCSNSCCSSSCCGSCSGLCCGPCSCKSCFSCPSLPKWRCCCSCPKSDCCKSNSCLCNKNCYSLPSCSCSCSCPDCSCLNCFKWKCSCPKCPKLRPCCCCKITCCNPCSICL